From a single Actinomycetota bacterium genomic region:
- a CDS encoding HEAT repeat domain-containing protein → MEETGGKRSQEQTALDILTRLAIACKSRLLYSPDHPAVKDAVTVLHAVTEDSLRIHPEIAVRVEKDRFTCNGIPLGEERESLRRLASRIRALNIRALVFASGVNLKEVEALVELAVSSPEDIEKQGGAEAFLLGRGMHGIRVVESEAGKADEEADLRDGGQEAQAQVEEEVETAAAEDELERLLDLLFDPERLALALAHLRDPDGKPLEGEALAAAMYDFLKNAWEIVQRRAPERIPALPRSFAEALLFLENDLRNPLLLRHILPGMREGPPGKEILGRLNPQEASGVFSHLLPLAPQLIPKMDELFTVIGFRDRDLEEALTLLRERLIDLGEVPLPLLSALDAILASRGIRPPATSLPTADEISSLSEYYGESELEEIRDIAEMDIELETYLSSTPMLLDLLQRGEELDNLGKVVNLLVENFWGLVTSARFSLAASILEAFERALHSGNPALLAHREQLEGLLEEASRKGILQRIIQMASERRGDRETVEGFKAFMRRLGDGGLLAMIDALGSEENMSVRKFIIDTLADLARDRVSLLGSFLDDPRWYLVRNIVTVMAGIRSPFTLPYLERAMAHPHPRVRSEAVRAIGLTGGYEAESLLIKGLAHPDKKVRVFCIRWLGRLEVTRAVPRLEAMLEEREPGAEESTVKKEILESLGKIGDPSTYELLRKYAGRQRGLFRSEWQELATTAREALQQLVDKYPHLARKW, encoded by the coding sequence ATGGAGGAAACTGGGGGAAAACGCAGCCAAGAGCAGACCGCCCTGGACATCCTCACCCGCCTGGCCATCGCCTGCAAATCACGGCTCCTCTACTCACCCGACCATCCAGCCGTCAAGGATGCCGTCACCGTCCTCCACGCGGTGACCGAGGACAGCCTCAGGATACACCCCGAGATAGCCGTGCGGGTGGAAAAGGACCGCTTCACCTGCAACGGCATTCCCCTGGGCGAGGAAAGGGAGAGCCTGCGCCGGCTGGCCTCCCGCATAAGAGCCCTCAACATTCGGGCACTGGTCTTCGCCTCCGGCGTCAACCTCAAGGAGGTGGAGGCGCTGGTGGAACTGGCGGTCTCGTCCCCCGAGGACATAGAAAAGCAAGGCGGCGCGGAGGCCTTCCTCCTGGGCCGCGGAATGCACGGCATAAGGGTGGTGGAGAGCGAAGCCGGAAAGGCCGACGAGGAGGCCGACCTTCGCGATGGCGGCCAGGAAGCCCAAGCCCAAGTGGAAGAGGAGGTGGAAACCGCCGCCGCGGAGGATGAGCTCGAGCGGCTGCTGGACCTCCTCTTCGACCCCGAGAGACTGGCCCTAGCCCTGGCCCACTTGCGGGACCCCGATGGAAAGCCCCTGGAGGGCGAGGCCCTGGCCGCGGCCATGTACGACTTCCTGAAGAACGCGTGGGAGATTGTGCAAAGGCGTGCCCCGGAGAGGATTCCGGCCCTCCCCCGGTCCTTCGCCGAGGCCCTTCTCTTCTTGGAAAACGATCTGCGAAACCCGCTCCTCCTGCGCCACATCCTTCCCGGGATGCGCGAGGGGCCGCCGGGGAAGGAGATCCTCGGTCGCTTGAACCCCCAGGAGGCTTCGGGGGTCTTCAGCCACCTGCTCCCCCTGGCCCCCCAGCTCATTCCCAAGATGGACGAGCTCTTCACGGTCATCGGCTTCCGGGACCGGGACCTCGAGGAAGCCCTGACCCTGTTGAGGGAAAGGTTGATAGACCTCGGCGAAGTGCCCCTTCCCCTGCTCTCCGCCCTGGATGCCATCCTCGCGTCCCGGGGGATAAGACCGCCCGCGACCAGCCTGCCCACCGCCGACGAGATATCCTCGCTCTCCGAGTACTATGGGGAAAGCGAGCTGGAGGAGATCCGCGACATAGCGGAGATGGACATCGAGCTGGAGACCTACCTCTCCTCAACCCCCATGCTTTTAGATCTCCTCCAGCGGGGGGAGGAGCTGGACAACCTAGGCAAGGTGGTGAACCTTCTGGTGGAAAACTTCTGGGGGCTGGTGACCTCCGCCCGCTTTTCCCTCGCCGCCTCGATCCTCGAAGCCTTCGAGCGAGCCCTGCACAGCGGAAATCCCGCCCTACTCGCCCACCGAGAACAGCTCGAGGGCCTGCTGGAAGAGGCCTCCCGGAAGGGGATTCTGCAGCGCATCATCCAAATGGCCAGCGAACGCCGCGGGGATCGGGAAACGGTGGAGGGGTTCAAGGCCTTCATGAGACGGCTGGGGGACGGTGGGCTACTGGCCATGATAGACGCCCTGGGCTCCGAGGAGAATATGTCGGTGCGCAAGTTCATCATCGACACCCTGGCCGACCTGGCCCGGGATCGGGTCTCTCTCCTGGGTTCCTTCCTTGACGATCCCCGGTGGTACCTGGTGCGCAACATCGTTACCGTGATGGCCGGCATCCGCTCGCCCTTCACCCTCCCCTACCTGGAACGGGCCATGGCCCATCCCCATCCCAGGGTGAGGTCGGAGGCGGTCCGGGCCATCGGGCTCACCGGCGGATACGAGGCGGAGAGCCTGCTCATCAAGGGACTTGCCCACCCGGACAAGAAGGTGCGCGTCTTCTGCATCCGCTGGCTGGGGCGGCTCGAGGTCACCAGGGCGGTGCCCCGGCTCGAGGCCATGCTGGAGGAAAGGGAGCCGGGAGCCGAGGAGTCCACCGTGAAGAAGGAGATCCTGGAGAGCCTGGGGAAGATCGGGGATCCTTCCACCTACGAGCTGCTCCGGAAGTATGCAGGGCGCCAGCGGGGGCTTTTCAGGTCGGAATGGCAGGAACTGGCAACCACGGCCCGGGAGGCGCTGCAGCAGCTGGTGGACAAGTACCCCCACCTGGCGCGCAAGTGGTGA
- a CDS encoding HD-GYP domain-containing protein, which produces MYTRPQIREDDRKREALDYFRSKGLLERVRDVLRDLSAAKKNLLLYPPQHEICLDSISRFMHSFREYLRHGESLSLRIVGEEFFFEDRLLARESVLYYPLLQELRSKGVGGLNLLAGLEARELLDFLSLLNLGEEEIASRGGLARLLQERGISHVILDPPGTWEEKASRLRETASAREEYFAAVDVIRELSEQVLHDRRLSVSKVNRVVGMLLNRVGENRSAVLGLATLKSYDEYTTFHSVNVLILSLALGSMLPLDRNALMILGTGALLHDLGKVTISKSILGKRGPLTAAEWEEMKRHPVRGADILLAQPGVHPLSVLVAYEHHARYDLTGYPRLNGVEKPSLFSRIVQLVDVYDAMTTVRPYQDARTPDHAIRVLVREKGATFDPLLVKVFVDMMGLYPVGTLVRLHTGELGVVYEQVEGEPTSPRVKVIRDPEGREVEPYLVEVTRLRERAAPGEEVISSARPEQEGLDPLDYLD; this is translated from the coding sequence ATGTATACGAGGCCACAGATCCGCGAGGACGACAGGAAGCGCGAGGCCCTCGACTACTTCCGTTCCAAGGGGCTCCTGGAGAGGGTCCGCGATGTGCTCAGGGATCTCTCGGCCGCCAAGAAGAACCTGCTCCTTTACCCTCCCCAGCACGAAATATGCCTGGATTCCATATCCCGCTTCATGCATTCCTTTCGTGAATACCTCCGGCACGGGGAGAGCCTCTCGCTGCGCATCGTGGGCGAGGAGTTCTTCTTCGAGGACAGGCTGCTGGCCCGGGAGAGCGTACTCTACTACCCGCTCCTCCAGGAGCTGCGCTCCAAGGGGGTGGGAGGGTTGAACCTCCTGGCGGGACTGGAGGCCAGGGAGCTCCTCGATTTCCTGAGCCTCCTTAACCTGGGGGAGGAGGAGATCGCCTCCCGGGGCGGACTGGCCAGGCTCTTGCAAGAACGCGGTATATCCCACGTCATCCTCGACCCCCCGGGGACCTGGGAGGAAAAGGCCTCCCGGCTGAGGGAAACGGCGTCGGCCCGCGAAGAATACTTCGCGGCAGTGGACGTCATCCGTGAGCTCTCGGAGCAGGTGCTGCACGACCGCCGTCTCTCGGTGAGCAAGGTCAACCGAGTAGTCGGGATGTTGCTCAACCGGGTGGGCGAAAACCGCTCCGCGGTTCTGGGGCTGGCCACCCTCAAGAGCTACGACGAGTACACAACCTTCCACTCCGTGAACGTGCTCATCCTCTCCCTGGCCCTGGGCTCCATGCTCCCCCTGGACCGCAACGCGCTGATGATCCTGGGGACAGGCGCCCTCCTGCACGATCTGGGAAAAGTTACCATTTCGAAGAGTATCCTGGGGAAGAGGGGGCCCCTCACCGCCGCGGAATGGGAGGAGATGAAACGGCATCCGGTGCGCGGAGCGGACATCCTCCTCGCCCAGCCCGGGGTGCATCCACTGTCGGTCCTGGTGGCCTATGAACATCACGCCCGTTACGACCTCACCGGCTACCCGCGGCTGAACGGCGTGGAAAAGCCCAGTCTCTTTTCCCGCATCGTGCAGCTGGTGGACGTCTACGACGCCATGACCACCGTGCGCCCCTACCAGGACGCGCGCACCCCCGACCACGCCATCCGGGTGCTGGTCAGGGAGAAGGGAGCCACCTTCGATCCGCTGCTGGTGAAGGTCTTCGTGGACATGATGGGCCTCTATCCCGTGGGTACCTTGGTGCGCCTCCATACCGGCGAACTGGGAGTGGTTTACGAGCAGGTGGAGGGCGAACCCACCTCTCCCCGGGTTAAGGTCATCCGCGACCCCGAGGGCCGGGAGGTGGAGCCGTACCTGGTCGAGGTGACCAGGCTGAGGGAAAGGGCCGCTCCCGGCGAGGAGGTCATCTCCTCGGCCAGGCCCGAGCAGGAGGGACTCGATCCCCTGGACTACCTGGACTGA
- a CDS encoding CoA-binding protein: MERIFEARSIAVVGVSDRPNNLGRYILQNLIDWNYQGRIYCVNPKGGEALGHRLYTSVSELPEAVDLAVLIIPAKAVPEVVEECGRKGITRVAIPSGGFEEFGGDGVSHRDRLVEAARRHGIRFVGPNCLTVINAHTGLCLPFVPVPPDLPRGGVSIVAQSGGIGLDFLARLKDQNTGFAKFVSMGNKTDLDEVDFLRYLGKDADTRVICMYLEDVQRGREFLQAAREIDKPILVYKANVEPLARQSAQSHTAALANDDAVLEGAFHQAGIIRVRSLAELAGYTKVFSLPPLRGNRVALVSPTGGILVLASDQCARRGFVFPPLPPSLVEDIQSRLRAGVINISNPVDLGDVHDADARVYIIDRLLEQDFIDGIIMLLIARFSSEEVSTGGIQSLRRNIIPDLAELVRKHGKPIVFSLMAPSEVRIRARYTVDFPIFDDAEEAVNAAAVLRDYSLQREEKGR, from the coding sequence ATGGAGAGGATATTCGAAGCACGAAGCATTGCCGTCGTCGGAGTATCGGACAGGCCCAACAACCTCGGGAGATACATCCTCCAGAACCTCATCGACTGGAATTACCAGGGCCGCATCTACTGCGTCAACCCCAAGGGAGGAGAGGCCCTGGGGCATCGTTTGTACACCTCGGTCTCCGAGCTGCCGGAAGCCGTGGACCTGGCCGTGCTCATCATCCCCGCCAAGGCGGTCCCGGAGGTGGTAGAGGAGTGCGGCCGCAAGGGGATCACCCGCGTGGCCATCCCTTCGGGGGGCTTCGAGGAATTCGGAGGGGACGGGGTCAGCCACCGCGACCGCCTGGTGGAGGCGGCGCGGCGGCACGGCATCCGCTTCGTGGGGCCCAACTGCCTCACGGTGATCAACGCCCACACCGGGCTGTGCCTTCCCTTCGTGCCCGTGCCCCCGGACCTCCCGCGGGGCGGGGTGAGCATCGTAGCCCAGAGCGGGGGGATAGGGCTGGATTTCCTGGCCCGGCTCAAGGACCAGAACACCGGCTTCGCCAAGTTCGTGTCCATGGGCAACAAGACCGACCTGGACGAGGTGGACTTCCTCCGCTACCTGGGGAAGGACGCCGATACCAGGGTGATCTGCATGTACCTGGAGGACGTGCAGCGCGGCCGGGAGTTCCTCCAGGCGGCCCGGGAGATAGACAAGCCCATCCTGGTGTACAAGGCCAACGTGGAGCCCCTGGCCCGACAGAGCGCCCAATCGCACACCGCTGCCCTGGCCAACGACGACGCCGTGCTGGAGGGTGCCTTCCACCAGGCAGGCATCATCCGGGTGCGCAGCCTGGCCGAGCTCGCCGGGTATACCAAGGTGTTCTCCCTCCCGCCCCTGCGCGGCAACCGGGTAGCCCTGGTCTCTCCCACCGGCGGGATACTGGTCCTGGCCAGCGACCAGTGCGCGCGGCGCGGCTTCGTCTTCCCTCCCCTTCCGCCCTCGCTAGTGGAGGACATCCAGTCCCGGCTGCGGGCCGGGGTGATAAACATCTCTAACCCCGTGGACCTGGGCGACGTGCACGATGCCGACGCCCGCGTGTACATAATCGACCGGCTGCTGGAGCAGGACTTCATCGACGGGATAATCATGTTGCTCATCGCCCGCTTCTCCTCCGAGGAGGTCTCCACCGGGGGCATCCAGAGCCTCAGGAGGAACATCATCCCCGACCTCGCCGAGCTGGTGCGGAAGCACGGGAAACCCATCGTCTTCAGCCTCATGGCTCCCAGCGAGGTGAGGATAAGGGCGCGCTACACGGTGGACTTCCCCATCTTCGACGACGCCGAGGAGGCCGTGAACGCCGCCGCCGTCTTGCGGGACTACTCGCTTCAGCGCGAGGAAAAGGGGCGCTGA
- a CDS encoding MFS transporter has translation MRHGMHRRSSKDGKRRGRSRVYYGWVVVAVAFLAMFVNYGVRGTQTVLIKGFSRDLDIGRAAASLPFTVSVLVYAFLAPVTGRLVDRFGPRWVMVGGAFLAGIGLWLCSRANSLWALVFFFGIVFGVGGNGIGLVPSNTSVAMWFRRRLGLALGVATMGIGFGTMILPRLTGLIQARWDWRVSFQFLGYVALALTIPALLFLRRGAGGGEEPEEIPAEACAGAGGWTENVPGESLGAGKEGGERRDPEGTVPGTRNGVGSTGGICGSAIREEGVPEEGTGSEIREAGNGEEGNFGGLTLREALRTASFWYLFMGFVLIVVSLYGIMVHQVPYVTDRGISRNWAEWSVFLYGATSILGRIFFGRLSDRTREKKNALYPACFILTGSILLLFLVGQVWVLMVFAAVFGFGFAAYGPVIPAVCAEVFGKANMGAIFGAVTTGGALGGAFGPVLTGFIFDRSGSYLGAWAMALACVLLSTLLFSRVRKMVAEEGRYLG, from the coding sequence ATGAGGCACGGAATGCACAGGCGGTCATCCAAGGACGGAAAACGGCGGGGCCGCAGCAGGGTCTATTACGGCTGGGTGGTAGTCGCCGTGGCCTTCCTGGCCATGTTCGTGAACTACGGCGTGCGCGGCACCCAGACCGTGCTCATCAAGGGCTTTTCACGCGATCTGGACATAGGGCGCGCGGCCGCTTCCCTCCCCTTCACCGTCTCCGTCCTGGTCTATGCCTTCCTGGCCCCGGTCACCGGGAGGCTCGTCGACCGCTTCGGCCCCCGCTGGGTCATGGTCGGCGGCGCCTTCCTCGCCGGAATCGGACTGTGGTTATGCTCGCGGGCCAACAGCCTGTGGGCGCTGGTGTTCTTCTTCGGCATCGTCTTCGGTGTGGGAGGGAACGGAATAGGGCTGGTGCCCTCCAACACTTCGGTGGCCATGTGGTTCCGGCGCCGCCTGGGCCTGGCCCTGGGGGTGGCCACCATGGGGATCGGATTCGGCACCATGATCCTTCCCCGTCTCACCGGGCTGATACAGGCGCGTTGGGACTGGCGGGTTTCATTCCAGTTTTTGGGATACGTGGCCCTGGCCCTCACCATCCCGGCCCTCCTGTTTCTCCGCCGCGGGGCCGGGGGAGGGGAGGAGCCCGAGGAGATACCGGCGGAAGCTTGCGCCGGCGCCGGAGGATGGACGGAGAACGTGCCAGGTGAGTCCCTTGGGGCGGGGAAGGAAGGAGGCGAGCGCCGAGACCCGGAAGGTACCGTTCCGGGTACGAGGAACGGTGTCGGGTCAACGGGAGGGATTTGCGGGAGCGCTATCCGGGAAGAAGGAGTTCCCGAGGAGGGTACCGGTAGTGAAATTCGAGAGGCGGGAAACGGAGAGGAGGGAAATTTCGGAGGGCTCACCCTGCGCGAGGCCTTGCGGACCGCTTCCTTCTGGTACCTCTTTATGGGATTCGTGCTCATCGTCGTCTCCCTTTACGGCATCATGGTCCACCAGGTCCCCTACGTGACCGACCGGGGCATCTCCCGGAACTGGGCGGAGTGGTCGGTCTTCCTTTACGGGGCCACCTCCATCCTGGGCCGCATATTTTTTGGCCGCCTCTCCGATCGCACCCGGGAGAAGAAGAACGCTCTCTATCCCGCCTGCTTCATCCTCACCGGCAGCATCCTCCTCCTCTTCCTGGTCGGCCAGGTGTGGGTGCTCATGGTCTTCGCCGCCGTCTTCGGCTTCGGGTTTGCCGCTTACGGGCCGGTTATCCCCGCCGTCTGCGCCGAGGTCTTCGGGAAGGCGAATATGGGGGCCATCTTCGGGGCGGTGACCACCGGAGGGGCTTTGGGCGGCGCCTTCGGGCCGGTGCTTACCGGCTTCATCTTTGACCGCAGCGGCAGTTACCTGGGAGCCTGGGCCATGGCCTTGGCCTGCGTGCTTCTATCCACCCTGCTCTTCTCCCGAGTGAGGAAGATGGTGGCGGAGGAGGGGAGATACCTGGGATAG